The Gemmatimonadota bacterium genome has a segment encoding these proteins:
- a CDS encoding ribosomal L7Ae/L30e/S12e/Gadd45 family protein, translating to MTGSERTATTPDAALRMLGLAERAGAVIPGTSRVREAARAGRVRLVLLASDASRNSRDKLEPLLRAAGLPFATVADRARLGVAVGKAPLSAVGITDAALARRIGQLAGIGEPQGEEPEVPRSDEL from the coding sequence ATGACGGGGAGCGAGCGGACGGCGACGACGCCTGACGCGGCGCTCCGGATGTTGGGGTTGGCGGAGCGGGCCGGGGCGGTGATTCCCGGCACGAGCCGCGTTCGAGAGGCGGCGCGAGCAGGACGCGTCCGCCTGGTTTTGCTCGCCTCGGATGCCTCCCGCAACAGCCGGGACAAGCTGGAGCCGCTGCTCCGCGCGGCGGGTCTGCCGTTCGCCACGGTGGCGGACAGGGCCCGGCTGGGGGTCGCGGTCGGCAAAGCGCCGTTGAGCGCGGTGGGAATCACCGACGCCGCGCTGGCGCGCAGGATCGGGCAGCTTGCCGGGATCGGCGAGCCGCAGGGGGAGGAACCGGAAGTGCCTCGTAGCGACGAGCTGTAA